Below is a genomic region from Bacteroidota bacterium.
ATATGATACAAGGTGCTTTTTCTTTGGCTTGGCGGAACAAATCGCGTACCCTTGAGGCACCCACACCCACAAACATTTCTACGAAATCAGAACCTGAAAGTGAGAAGAAAGGCACGTTGGCTTCACCTGCTACGGCTTTTGCCAACAAGGTTTTACCTGTACCGGGTGAGCCTACCAATAAAGCTCCTTTGGGGATTTTACCTCCCAATTTGGTGTATTTCTGAGGATTTTTAAGGAAATCTACAATTTCCATTACCTCTACTTTAGCTTCTTCAAGACCTGCAACATCGTTAAACGTTACATTCACTTGGGTGTCTTTATCAAACAGCTGAGCTTTTGACTTACCAATATTGAATATCTGTGAGCCGGGACCACCACCAGCACCACCCATGCGGCGCATAAAGTACAGGAATATTACTACGATAATAAGTATAGGCCCGAAAACGCTAAGGAAATCCCACAACAAGTTACGGCGGGTTTCTGCCTCAGGGTATACCTTTTCGGCATCAGAGAAACCTGTTTGTGTTTTATCCAAGTCGGCCTTAAAGGCTTCGTAGTTGGATATTTCCATTTGAAAATGGGCACGGTCTTCACCAAACAACCCTCCGGTTGATTTTAGTTTCTCTTTGTATTTTTCGTTTTTAAGCGCGTCTTCGGTAAGGTATATCTCTGCTATTTTCTCATTCACAACCACAATACGCTTAATATCATGGCTTTTCAGCATCTCAAACACCTCTTTAGGGTTGGTTTGTTTGGGGCTGTTGTAGCCGGGATAGAACAGCATTACTAATAGCAACGAAGCTACGATGGCGTAAATCCAGTACAGGTTGAAGCGGGGACCGCCACCGGGACCTACAGGAGGTTTTGGGGTTTTTGGCAGTTTATTGAATGGATTTGTGTTGCGATTTTTATTGCCCTCAGTTTTTTCAGGGCGTTTCACGTTTTCGTTATCCTGCATTATCGTTTTTATGACTTGTTAACGGTAGCTTTTGAGAAATGTTCGGATGTTTCTAAAAGCTCCAAAATTATCTAATATAATCCGGTTTAAAAAAATCAAACTTACAAAGCCCGATACACAAAAACCAATCCACGTGGCAGTATGTACCGATAAAAAGTGAAATTAAGCGGATGAAACGTTGCAATGGTTTGCCATTTGCTGCCATTGTTAAAAAAATCTGCAACTTTGGCAGTGTTTAATTATCTACCTGTTTTTGCGTAAACGTAAAAAGCCGGCTACTAATCCCGCAAATACCAATATTGGCAGCAAGTAGTTGAACAGCGGGCGAATAAAGGGTACGCGGCTTTCGTAGCGTATCATTGCCTTCTCTTCGGGCGCTATGGATGCCTGCA
It encodes:
- a CDS encoding AAA family ATPase, which codes for MLFYPGYNSPKQTNPKEVFEMLKSHDIKRIVVVNEKIAEIYLTEDALKNEKYKEKLKSTGGLFGEDRAHFQMEISNYEAFKADLDKTQTGFSDAEKVYPEAETRRNLLWDFLSVFGPILIIVVIFLYFMRRMGGAGGGPGSQIFNIGKSKAQLFDKDTQVNVTFNDVAGLEEAKVEVMEIVDFLKNPQKYTKLGGKIPKGALLVGSPGTGKTLLAKAVAGEANVPFFSLSGSDFVEMFVGVGASRVRDLFRQAKEKAPCII